A genomic window from Chanos chanos chromosome 14, fChaCha1.1, whole genome shotgun sequence includes:
- the b3gnt7 gene encoding UDP-GlcNAc:betaGal beta-1,3-N-acetylglucosaminyltransferase 7 has protein sequence MTTRDKWRMYKSVSLMFFLAVVTLTVVQRGNISTGEQFQIERHTRMEPAMEGELQRKGFYPGTGRFWKGNKLKVVEETTEDPVVTSNRRSKGWDVTSSNCSANYNFTSSDWFTNLEPNFKQFLFYRHCRYFPMTINHPEKCSGDIHLLMVVKSIITQYDRREVIRKTWGKEQVINGKRIKTLFLLGASSNEAERANHQKLLEYEDYIYGDILQWDFLDTFFNLTLKETHFLKWFSTYCDNVRYIFKGDDDVFVSVENILEYLEASRDVKDLFVGDVLFKAKPIRKKENKYYIPVALYNKTHYPPYAGGGGFLMAGPLARKLYGASETLELYPIDDVFLGMCLEVLQVTPIKHNAFKTFGLVKNKNSKLNKEPCFYKSMIVVHKLLPKDLMNMWEMVNSDLICSQKVQVL, from the coding sequence ATGACTACTAGAGACAAATGGAGAATGTACAAGAGTGTATCCCTGATGTTCTTCCTGGCTGTGGTAACACTGACGGTGGTCCAGAGGGGTAACATAAGCACTGGAGAGCAGTTCCAGATTGAGAGACACACCCGTATGGAGCCTGCGATGGAAGGAGAGTTACAAAGGAAGGGTTTCTACCCTGGAACTGGACGCTTCTGGAAAGGCAACAAGCTCAAGGTGGTGGAGGAAACCACAGAGGATCCAGTGGTCACCTCAAACAGAAGGTCTAAAGGCTGGGACGTCACTAGTTCCAACTGCAGCGCTAACTACAACTTCACCTCCTCAGATTGGTTCACAAATCTGGAGCCCAACTTCAAACAGTTCTTGTtttacagacactgcagataTTTCCCTATGACAATCAACCATCCAGAGAAGTGTTCGGGGGACATTCACCTGCTGATGGTGGTCAAGTCAATCATCACGCAGTACGATCGAAGGGAGGTGATAAGGAAAACCTGGGGCAAAGAACAAGTGATTAATGGTAAGAGAATCAAGACCCTCTTTCTCCTGGGTGCCTCATCTAATGAGGCAGAGCGAGCCAATCATCAGAAGCTGCTGGAGTATGAGGATTACATCTATGGGGACATCTTACAGTGGGATTTTCTGGACACTTTCTTCAACCTGACTCTCAAAGAAACCCATTTCCTCAAGTGGTTCTCCACTTACTGCGACAATGTGCGCTACATCTTCAAGGGGGATGatgatgtgtttgtcagtgtggaGAACATCTTGGAGTACCTCGAGGCCAGCCGTGATGTGAAAGATCTCTTTGTTGGAGACGTGCTGTTCAAGGCCAAACCAATTCGTAAGAAGGAGAACAAGTACTACATTCCTGTAGCCTTATACAACAAGACTCACTATCCTCCGTATGCTGGTGGTGGCGGATTTCTGATGGCTGGTCCTTTGGCCCGGAAGCTCTACGGGGCCTCTGAAACTCTGGAGTTATACCCAATCGATGATGTGTTTCTCGGCATGTGTCTGGAAGTGCTTCAGGTCACCCCAATAAAGCACAATGCATTCAAGACGTTTGGACTTGTGAAGAATAAAAATAGCAAACTCAACAAGGAACCTTGTTTCTATAAGAGCATGATAGTGGTACACAAATTGCTGCCCAAAGACCTTATGAACATGTGGGAAATGGTTAACAGTGACCTGATATGTTCACAGAAAGTACAGGTCTTATAG